In Fructilactobacillus cliffordii, a single genomic region encodes these proteins:
- a CDS encoding phosphatase PAP2 family protein: MSKQQYWMLFCAILLFIGLMGSATRFDLQLSQTITNYHSYGATVGQTIGSFPLYLVLILSGEVAIGSALRQPRRWLALLEFAVGLALSVSQLQHFGRESSSYFFKAQQNMQRGVAVGTPSQLQPHDYGWWVVFMELLLYIIITIICQWWLHRQSDFRLHQLLTIAIFASGTVFLALTVNVTLKTIWGRYRPYEVQKHLQDFTNWYHINGPNGHYSFPSGHTMAATLSLVFSWFGRGRWHLWLWRLGLLDAILIVLSRLIIGAHFLSDVTFSFFITALIIYMMQLLLQKYLRSQADPVLRL, from the coding sequence ATGTCAAAACAACAATACTGGATGTTATTCTGCGCTATCCTGCTGTTTATTGGGTTAATGGGATCCGCTACTAGATTTGATCTGCAGTTGAGTCAAACCATCACTAATTATCATAGTTATGGAGCCACCGTGGGCCAAACCATTGGCTCATTTCCATTGTACTTGGTGTTAATTCTAAGTGGGGAGGTTGCAATTGGAAGTGCATTGAGACAACCACGGCGCTGGCTGGCTTTACTGGAATTTGCAGTGGGACTGGCTTTGTCTGTTAGTCAACTGCAACATTTTGGGCGAGAAAGTAGTTCGTACTTTTTCAAGGCGCAACAAAATATGCAGCGGGGCGTAGCAGTAGGGACTCCCAGTCAGTTGCAGCCTCATGACTACGGTTGGTGGGTAGTCTTTATGGAGTTACTTTTGTACATCATCATTACAATCATTTGCCAATGGTGGCTACACCGTCAGTCTGATTTTCGCTTGCACCAGCTCTTAACTATTGCCATCTTTGCCAGTGGAACGGTATTTTTAGCACTGACGGTAAACGTTACTTTAAAAACAATCTGGGGCCGGTACCGACCCTATGAAGTACAAAAACATCTCCAAGATTTTACCAACTGGTATCACATCAACGGCCCTAACGGTCACTATTCCTTTCCCTCGGGGCACACGATGGCGGCGACGTTGTCCCTCGTCTTTTCTTGGTTTGGTCGCGGACGCTGGCACCTTTGGTTGTGGCGACTGGGTCTGCTGGATGCCATTTTGATTGTGTTAAGTCGGCTGATAATCGGAGCACACTTTTTATCTGACGTAACGTTTTCGTTTTTTATCACGGCGTTAATTATTTACATGATGCAGCTTCTGTTGCAAAAATATCTACGCAGTCAGGCTGACCCTGTTTTAAGGCTTTAG
- a CDS encoding glycosyltransferase family 8 protein, producing MTSTEPIEILVTSNQNYIDPLKVMLYSLRLNNPKAAFRVWLLQSDISAETNANLLKYAGRLNLDLNVIKMDERVNLPKSFLSVYDYPQEMYFRLLCADSLPQDLHKVLYLDPDLLVINDIMPLWETNLDGKMFAAAVHKGLTDIMRSINNLRLGTDGGYYNSGVMLMDLDQMRQKIKIKDIIETVEKYHDYLILPDQDILNYLYSDDTREISEDLWNFDARKSIMYLTRSGGQENLDWVMKHTSIIHFCGKPKPWQPDSNSPYTALWLNYQQIVTNHFN from the coding sequence ATGACTAGTACAGAACCCATTGAGATTTTGGTTACCAGTAACCAAAACTACATTGATCCGCTTAAAGTAATGCTTTATTCACTCCGGCTGAATAATCCGAAGGCCGCCTTTCGCGTCTGGTTGTTACAATCAGACATTAGCGCAGAAACCAATGCTAATTTGTTAAAATACGCTGGTCGCTTAAACTTAGACTTAAACGTCATTAAAATGGACGAACGGGTCAACTTACCCAAGTCCTTTTTAAGCGTCTATGATTACCCGCAGGAAATGTACTTCCGCCTGCTCTGTGCCGATTCACTGCCCCAAGACCTTCACAAGGTTTTATACCTAGATCCTGATTTACTGGTAATCAACGACATCATGCCCCTCTGGGAAACTAACTTAGACGGCAAAATGTTTGCAGCAGCTGTACACAAGGGATTAACCGACATCATGCGTTCCATCAACAACCTCCGCTTAGGAACCGACGGCGGGTACTATAACTCAGGCGTCATGCTGATGGATCTCGATCAGATGCGGCAAAAAATTAAAATTAAAGACATCATAGAGACGGTGGAAAAGTACCATGATTACCTAATTTTGCCCGATCAAGACATTTTGAACTACCTTTACAGTGACGATACTAGGGAAATCTCTGAAGACCTCTGGAACTTCGACGCCCGCAAGTCAATCATGTACCTCACCCGCAGTGGTGGCCAGGAAAATCTAGATTGGGTCATGAAACACACCAGCATCATCCACTTCTGCGGAAAACCGAAACCGTGGCAACCAGACAGCAATTCGCCATATACCGCTCTGTGGCTCAACTACCAACAAATTGTCACTAACCATTTTAACTAA